The genomic stretch CCACCGCCTGCGTAAAGGCAAAAGGATGAGAGGTGGAACAGATCCCGCAGATCCGCTCGACCAGAAATACCCCCTGGTCATAGGTTTTGTTCTCGAGCAGCTTCTCCACTCCCCGGTGGTTATAGCCGACCCGGACATC from Candidatus Margulisiibacteriota bacterium encodes the following:
- a CDS encoding nickel-dependent hydrogenase large subunit is translated as MAKENIIPIGPFHPLLEEPEFFKFYVDGETVVDADVRVGYNHRGVEKLLENKTYDQGVFLVERICGICSTSHPFAFTQAV